A genomic region of Arachis hypogaea cultivar Tifrunner chromosome 5, arahy.Tifrunner.gnm2.J5K5, whole genome shotgun sequence contains the following coding sequences:
- the LOC112801837 gene encoding protein GRAVITROPIC IN THE LIGHT 1 yields MTEMDGTSNKPPQISEMFQKFALAFKTKTFEFFSDENGTVPDDSDGFSLLDSAEEIIPDQKVVVIKPDPNPSDEFSPEPETPPPQSPQKSPPTPPSPPPPPPPSLPLVQIATPVEVSPPKTTPLTAAQIRETTQNLVSSIFATVSAFEASYFQLQSAHVPFVEESVKSTDRVLVSHLHRLSELKRFYRDWRREPESVSEFPIGSCLEAQVEENQSKLRILRTLSNRLQLELEQKHDEVSARRRELDGVHKGNIRLSKKLLNPCCDVLLTVRVFDSLLHDASRATHKFTKILIGLMRKAQWDLGLVANAVHPDVKYAKKGHNQYALLSYVCLGMFQCFDSLCFGVSLKEGEEDQDASNGLDLEKEDGSMKQLLEHVSSNPMDLLGIHPGCSFSRFCEHKYERLIHPSMESSIFVDLDQNEAVLRSWRSLSIFYEAFVGMASSIWTLHKLAHAFDPAVEIFQVERGVEFSMIYMEDITKRLAWPNKGRAKVGFTVVPGFKIGKIVIQSQVYLSNLRCTE; encoded by the coding sequence ATGACGGAAATGGACGGCACCTCCAACAAACCGCCGCAAATTTCCGAGATGTTCCAGAAATTTGCACTCGCCTTCAAGACTAAAACCTTCGAATTCTTCTCCGACGAAAACGGCACCGTTCCTGATGACTCCGACGGTTTCTCCCTCCTCGACTCCGCCGAAGAAATCATCCCTGACCAGAAAGTCGTCGTCATCAAACCCGACCCAAACCCTTCGGATGAGTTCTCTCCGGAACCGGAAACCCCTCCGCCTCAATCTCCTCAGAAATCCCCGCCTACGCCGCCCTCGCCGCCGCCGCCTCCCCCGCCGTCACTCCCTCTTGTGCAGATCGCTACTCCTGTTGAAGTTTCCCCTCCCAAAACGACGCCGTTAACTGCGGCACAGATCAGAGAAACGACGCAGAACTTGGTTTCATCGATCTTCGCTACGGTTTCTGCTTTCGAAGCTTCGTACTTCCAATTGCAGAGCGCACATGTTCCTTTCGTGGAGGAGAGCGTGAAGAGCACGGACAGAGTCTTGGTTTCTCACCTCCACAGGCTCTCCGAGTTGAAGCGGTTCTACCGAGACTGGCGCCGCGAGCCGGAATCCGTGTCGGAGTTCCCAATCGGATCCTGCCTCGAAGCTCAAGTGGAAGAGAATCAGAGCAAGCTTCGGATTCTTCGAACCCTCTCGAACCGGTTGCAGTTGGAGCTTGAACAGAAGCACGACGAGGTCTCCGCTCGAAGGAGGGAGCTTGATGGAGTTCACAAGGGTAACATTAGGTTGTCTAAGAAGCTTTTGAATCCTTGCTGTGATGTGTTGTTAACTGTTAGAGTTTTTGATTCATTGTTGCACGATGCTTCAAGAGCGACACATAAGTTCACCAAGATTTTGATAGGGTTGATGAGGAAGGCACAATGGGATTTGGGATTGGTGGCGAATGCAGTCCATCCTGATGTTAAGTATGCTAAGAAAGGTCACAATCAGTATGCGTTATTGTCCTATGTCTGTTTGGGAATGTTTCAATGTTTTGATTCATTATGTTTTGGAGTTAGtttgaaagaaggagaagaagatcaAGATGCTTCTAATGGTTTAGATTTGGAAAAGGAGGACGGTTCGATGAAGCAATTGCTTGAGCATGTGTCTAGCAATCCAATGGATTTGCTGGGAATTCATCCTGGTTGCAGCTTTTCGAGATTTTGTGAGCACAAGTACGAGAGGCTTATCCATCCATCGATGGAGTCATCCATCTTCGTTGATCTAGATCAGAATGAAGCAGTTTTGAGGTCATGGAGGTCATTGAGTATATTCTATGAAGCGTTTGTTGGAATGGCAAGCTCCATATGGACATTGCATAAGCTGGCTCATGCTTTTGATCCTGCCGTTGAGATTTTTCAAGTCGAAAGGGGCGTGGAGTTCTCCATGATATACATGGAAGACATTACAAAGCGATTAGCTTGGCCAAACAAAGGGAGGGCAAAGGTTGGGTTCACAGTGGTTCCTGGTTTTAAAATTGGGAAGATAGTTATTCAATCACAGGTCTATTTAAGTAACTTAAGATGTACAGAGTAG